One segment of Candidatus Nanopelagicales bacterium DNA contains the following:
- a CDS encoding nuclear transport factor 2 family protein, translating to MNPIDTAKRYIELFNTQQFTAMGELFAEDSIWEGPTAQTPIRGRVNIIATYSAMEQMNMDLQMTGMHFHRDGNTVIAEIATHSSRGPAGRVADVFEIDHEGRIVRMTGYASVYEIASP from the coding sequence ATGAATCCAATTGACACAGCTAAGCGCTATATCGAACTGTTTAACACTCAACAGTTCACAGCAATGGGTGAACTCTTTGCCGAGGATTCAATCTGGGAAGGCCCGACTGCTCAAACACCTATTCGCGGGCGTGTAAATATCATTGCGACCTATAGCGCGATGGAACAGATGAACATGGATTTGCAGATGACCGGAATGCACTTTCATCGCGATGGCAACACTGTGATCGCGGAAATTGCTACTCATTCGTCGCGTGGACCGGCAGGGCGCGTTGCCGACGTATTCGAGATTGATCATGAGGGTCGAATAGTGCGCATGACCGGCTATGCGAGCGTGTACGAGATCGCCTCGCCCTGA
- a CDS encoding MFS transporter codes for MTSAQRRITLGVSLIVGLSLLMATGLAFLIEPMALDLQLTDMAVENMLAIPSVAALVVVLGAGQLGDRFGHRRVIVWSAGAFTFGSVVIAIAGGAPMVQLGLAICAAAAVTMQIVGVGLLRKSTGQGPAQTSAFTTYGMVFPLAFLVLPVGTARVLEVSQWRLIPQIWIGGGLLILLCAFVFLQGNTAVIRSSSWGAPLLLGVALAAFARALAEVSHIEYEPAPVISGLVIGAGICLLCATLLREPLNMRNFLAPITDRAMMVLLACVALVSLVGLITFVSIALEFFYEMSPYEAALAIIPAQIGAVLGAKLLASWAMKKFGGLAGAGVLMFALAISMLSLIAVRATTPVWTMVAIATVFSFIGMGALTALNTEVMRCASVQNVGAISSFRTAASSMGAAVGVGILGTIVMSSVPVAQGVSAMSDGQLEALAASLRIDGVLSFFVVMIGYFFLRRFTKNMPSAAIA; via the coding sequence ATGACGTCTGCTCAGCGGCGAATCACATTAGGTGTCAGCCTCATCGTCGGTCTTTCCTTGTTGATGGCTACGGGATTGGCATTCTTAATTGAGCCCATGGCATTGGATCTGCAGCTCACGGATATGGCAGTTGAAAACATGCTTGCGATTCCAAGTGTGGCTGCATTAGTCGTGGTTTTGGGAGCTGGTCAGTTAGGTGACCGATTTGGCCATCGTCGCGTCATAGTCTGGTCAGCGGGCGCTTTCACCTTTGGTTCTGTCGTGATTGCGATTGCGGGAGGCGCGCCAATGGTGCAATTAGGCTTAGCGATTTGTGCAGCGGCGGCTGTCACTATGCAAATTGTTGGTGTTGGGTTACTTCGTAAATCAACGGGGCAAGGGCCGGCTCAAACCTCAGCGTTCACAACGTATGGCATGGTTTTCCCGCTTGCTTTTCTCGTGCTACCGGTAGGAACCGCGCGTGTGCTGGAAGTTTCTCAATGGAGATTGATTCCGCAGATTTGGATCGGTGGGGGACTACTTATTTTGTTGTGCGCATTCGTGTTCCTTCAAGGCAATACTGCTGTGATCCGCAGTAGCAGTTGGGGCGCGCCCCTACTTTTGGGAGTTGCGTTAGCTGCATTTGCTCGAGCCTTGGCTGAAGTCAGTCACATTGAATATGAGCCCGCGCCTGTGATCAGCGGTTTAGTCATTGGCGCTGGAATCTGCCTGCTCTGTGCCACATTGCTGCGCGAACCTTTAAACATGAGGAATTTCCTTGCGCCGATCACAGATCGTGCGATGATGGTGCTACTTGCTTGTGTGGCGTTGGTTTCCTTGGTCGGACTGATTACCTTTGTCAGCATTGCATTGGAATTCTTCTATGAGATGAGCCCTTACGAAGCAGCTCTTGCGATCATTCCTGCTCAGATTGGCGCGGTCCTAGGAGCAAAACTTCTGGCAAGTTGGGCGATGAAGAAATTCGGGGGGCTTGCGGGTGCAGGTGTGTTGATGTTCGCCCTTGCGATCTCCATGCTTTCCCTCATCGCCGTTCGAGCAACAACACCTGTCTGGACGATGGTTGCAATTGCGACAGTGTTTAGTTTCATTGGTATGGGTGCCTTGACTGCCTTAAACACTGAGGTAATGCGTTGTGCATCCGTGCAGAATGTTGGTGCGATTTCTTCATTTAGAACTGCCGCAAGTTCCATGGGCGCTGCTGTTGGCGTTGGGATACTCGGCACGATTGTGATGTCGAGCGTTCCAGTTGCGCAAGGGGTGAGCGCGATGAGTGATGGTCAGTTAGAGGCGTTGGCGGCAAGCCTGCGAATTGACGGCGTGCTTTCATTCTTCGTGGTGATGATCGGCTACTTCTTCTTAAGGAGATTCACGAAGAACATGCCAAGTGCAGCCATTGCGTGA
- the budA gene encoding acetolactate decarboxylase — MSHQLNTRVSSSLWQALVSRAQTSGQSVSHIVQEALAEALDIEHHSLFQVSTSGAIVQGLYQGCVSVADLRRHGDLGLGTFGDLDGEMILLDGHCYQARSDGSVVEAADSELTPFASVVNFAADRCATLSGLSSFDACTSAIDALRTSDNGIVSLRAHGTFRALTLRAACKTQSGIDLVEATATQSEFSFADITGTLVGFWSPDYTKSISISGYHMHFISDDRAHGGHVLGMSAEHLFVEINDVCDVHLAIPETAEFMSADLAGDHEAALKIAEHQRMVSE, encoded by the coding sequence ATGTCACATCAATTGAACACTCGAGTTTCGTCAAGTCTTTGGCAGGCGCTCGTTTCTCGTGCGCAAACGAGTGGCCAAAGTGTCAGTCACATCGTGCAAGAAGCGCTTGCAGAGGCGCTCGATATTGAACACCACTCGCTTTTTCAGGTATCGACCTCAGGCGCAATCGTTCAGGGCCTGTATCAAGGTTGTGTTTCCGTCGCAGATCTTCGACGCCACGGCGATCTAGGTCTTGGAACATTTGGGGATCTTGATGGCGAAATGATTCTGCTCGATGGTCACTGCTATCAAGCTCGATCTGATGGCAGTGTTGTCGAAGCAGCAGATTCGGAACTCACGCCATTTGCAAGCGTGGTGAACTTCGCGGCTGATCGTTGCGCAACTCTGAGCGGTCTTAGTTCGTTCGACGCGTGTACTAGCGCCATTGACGCATTGCGCACATCGGACAACGGAATCGTTTCGTTGAGAGCGCATGGAACTTTTAGGGCTTTGACACTTCGAGCCGCCTGTAAAACACAGTCAGGAATTGACTTAGTCGAAGCTACTGCCACGCAATCTGAATTCTCATTTGCTGACATCACAGGAACCTTGGTCGGTTTTTGGAGCCCTGACTACACCAAATCAATTTCAATTTCTGGGTATCACATGCACTTTATTAGTGATGATCGCGCTCATGGAGGCCATGTGCTCGGTATGAGTGCTGAGCACCTATTTGTCGAAATCAATGACGTGTGTGATGTCCATTTGGCGATACCTGAGACTGCGGAATTTATGTCTGCTGACCTTGCGGGGGATCATGAGGCTGCTCTTAAAATCGCCGAACATCAACGTATGGTGAGTGAATAG
- a CDS encoding thiolase family protein — translation MANRDRVAAIGVGYSTTGRRTGLNRRQLVAQAAKKAMEDCGITPDQIDGVVLHAGVAGAEPPGLDWIDALDVAQMLGITPITFYNSDQGGPAYIHAAISAIAAIQSGQAHTVLTVRVINQRLSSAEERDSVQGPMRIPGDSQFTMPFGSVTPIQTIAALPAQRHMERYGTTEEQFGAHVIAQRANAVLNDDAIMRDPLTMDDYLNSRYVSKPVRLLDCDYPVDSASAVIYTTEERSRDFAKKPVFVESAALSATDILPAGFEKLHDLNMNSPYHAAQTLWSRTDLKPSDVDCAQLYDGFTIIVFQWLEALGFCGEGEAGSFVESGATRLDGSLPVNTDGGACNVGRRHGANFCIESIRQLRGNESGARQVKDAEVAVWANATGPFSGAVLMTAN, via the coding sequence ATGGCAAACCGTGATCGCGTCGCCGCTATCGGCGTTGGCTACTCAACGACCGGTCGTCGTACCGGGCTCAACCGCCGCCAGTTGGTTGCGCAAGCTGCAAAGAAAGCAATGGAGGACTGCGGCATCACCCCTGATCAAATTGATGGAGTGGTGCTGCACGCAGGTGTTGCAGGCGCCGAGCCTCCAGGTCTTGACTGGATTGATGCACTTGACGTGGCCCAGATGCTGGGAATCACTCCGATCACCTTTTATAACTCAGATCAAGGTGGCCCTGCCTACATTCACGCAGCTATCTCGGCAATTGCAGCGATCCAAAGCGGGCAGGCACACACGGTGCTAACAGTGCGTGTTATTAACCAGCGGTTGAGCAGTGCTGAAGAGCGTGACTCAGTGCAAGGTCCGATGCGGATTCCTGGAGATTCGCAGTTCACAATGCCGTTTGGTTCAGTCACACCAATTCAAACAATCGCTGCGCTTCCGGCACAACGACACATGGAGCGTTACGGAACGACAGAAGAGCAGTTCGGAGCGCATGTCATCGCGCAACGTGCCAATGCTGTACTCAACGATGATGCGATCATGCGCGATCCACTCACCATGGATGATTACCTCAACTCACGCTACGTCAGCAAGCCGGTTCGCCTGCTCGACTGTGACTACCCAGTGGACTCAGCTTCCGCGGTCATTTACACCACAGAAGAGCGCTCGCGGGACTTCGCTAAGAAGCCCGTGTTCGTTGAGTCAGCCGCATTGTCAGCAACAGATATCTTGCCTGCTGGTTTTGAAAAGCTACACGACCTGAATATGAACTCTCCGTATCACGCAGCACAAACACTGTGGTCTCGCACGGATTTGAAGCCATCTGATGTTGACTGCGCGCAGTTGTATGACGGCTTCACCATCATTGTGTTCCAGTGGCTAGAAGCATTGGGATTCTGTGGAGAAGGTGAAGCTGGATCATTCGTTGAGTCCGGTGCAACACGACTTGATGGCAGCCTTCCAGTGAACACTGACGGTGGCGCGTGCAATGTTGGGCGACGACACGGTGCAAATTTCTGCATCGAATCAATTCGACAACTTCGCGGAAACGAGTCAGGTGCACGGCAGGTGAAGGATGCAGAGGTCGCCGTGTGGGCCAATGCAACCGGCCCATTCTCTGGTGCTGTTCTTATGACGGCAAACTAG
- a CDS encoding Zn-ribbon domain-containing OB-fold protein: protein MTTASINIPESATAADYPPIPVPNALTEFFWEGVANHKLMILRCGACGTYIHYPRPICPSCLSMDDLAPEQVSGRGTIYSHTTTVQPFHPYFVDKVPYNLIIVALEEDENIRITSNLIDFPNDDIRIGMPVEVTFQEVAPGLTLPLFKLA from the coding sequence ATGACTACTGCGAGCATTAATATTCCTGAATCGGCTACGGCTGCTGATTATCCACCGATTCCTGTACCTAATGCTCTTACCGAGTTTTTCTGGGAGGGCGTTGCGAACCACAAGTTGATGATTCTTCGTTGTGGCGCTTGCGGAACCTACATCCATTACCCACGGCCAATTTGCCCGTCATGCCTGTCAATGGATGATCTTGCGCCAGAGCAGGTGTCCGGTCGAGGAACGATCTACTCACACACCACCACGGTGCAGCCCTTCCATCCGTACTTCGTTGACAAGGTTCCTTACAACTTGATCATCGTTGCTTTGGAAGAAGACGAAAACATTCGCATCACGAGCAACCTCATTGACTTTCCTAATGACGATATCCGGATCGGTATGCCCGTCGAAGTGACCTTCCAAGAAGTTGCGCCTGGGCTCACCCTTCCACTCTTCAAGCTCGCCTAA
- a CDS encoding DUF167 domain-containing protein, translating to MAHGSMAAMSTVRVTVRVKPGASRAKVGGSYGQPAALIVSVHAHPVDGQANIAVIDALASALDIRKADVTVVAGHTGRTKILAIETNDEASVQQRIDELFAL from the coding sequence ATGGCACATGGTTCGATGGCTGCAATGAGCACTGTTCGAGTCACTGTTCGCGTGAAGCCCGGCGCTTCGCGTGCCAAGGTTGGCGGCTCATACGGCCAACCAGCAGCACTCATCGTTTCGGTTCATGCTCATCCTGTTGACGGTCAAGCAAACATAGCGGTGATTGACGCCCTTGCGTCGGCTTTAGATATTCGCAAAGCAGACGTGACTGTGGTTGCGGGGCATACCGGCCGAACCAAAATTCTTGCGATTGAGACGAATGATGAAGCGTCTGTACAGCAACGTATTGATGAGTTGTTCGCCCTTTAG
- a CDS encoding zinc ribbon domain-containing protein YjdM, giving the protein MDETPPCPLCSCEFTYELGGLFVCPECAHEWSAQVDDDSAPGEKVIRDAVGNVLADGDDVTIVKDVKVKGSSTPLKVGTKVRGIRLVQGTGDHDIDAKVDGFGPMMLKSSVVKKA; this is encoded by the coding sequence ATGGACGAGACGCCTCCGTGCCCGCTATGTAGTTGTGAATTCACGTACGAATTGGGTGGTCTTTTCGTGTGCCCAGAATGCGCGCACGAATGGTCGGCGCAAGTCGATGACGATAGTGCACCGGGAGAGAAAGTCATCCGCGATGCAGTCGGAAACGTTCTTGCTGACGGCGACGATGTCACCATCGTGAAAGATGTCAAAGTAAAAGGCAGTTCAACTCCACTCAAGGTAGGCACCAAAGTGCGGGGCATTCGTCTGGTTCAAGGAACTGGCGACCATGACATCGATGCCAAAGTTGACGGCTTTGGCCCAATGATGTTGAAGTCGAGTGTGGTGAAGAAGGCCTAA
- a CDS encoding enoyl-CoA hydratase-related protein → MERQELETVIYEKDGPIARIILNRPEAANAQSSAMVWDVENCLKDAENDYNIKVVILKANGRGFCSGHDMGPGGGPAYEEFKEAAEYGHPWAGQAKLFTWPVLHIWEFQKPTISAVHGYCVGGGTYFALLNDIVIASDDAYFQMPLPQGLGFPGGETLIEPWVTMNFHQTYEYLYLSQTIDAEEAKRIGMVNRVVPREDLDATAELIAWQIAQAPLSVLMGIKAGVKRAWETMGMRVNLQASLQMMEVTGHAGDVAAWRKENADKGYGPAPRKVAAQRSEIALEEARKRYPDLKA, encoded by the coding sequence ATGGAACGCCAAGAACTTGAAACCGTCATCTATGAAAAAGATGGCCCCATTGCTCGCATCATTCTGAACCGACCAGAGGCTGCGAACGCTCAGAGTTCAGCCATGGTGTGGGATGTTGAGAACTGCCTCAAAGACGCTGAGAACGACTACAACATCAAAGTCGTCATCCTCAAGGCCAATGGCCGCGGATTCTGCTCAGGCCATGACATGGGCCCGGGTGGCGGTCCTGCGTACGAAGAGTTCAAGGAAGCCGCTGAATACGGTCACCCATGGGCTGGTCAAGCCAAGCTCTTCACGTGGCCAGTACTTCACATCTGGGAATTCCAGAAGCCAACGATTTCTGCCGTGCATGGCTACTGCGTTGGTGGCGGAACTTACTTCGCATTGTTGAACGACATCGTTATTGCCTCAGATGATGCGTACTTCCAGATGCCACTACCTCAGGGTCTTGGTTTCCCAGGTGGCGAAACCTTGATTGAGCCTTGGGTCACGATGAACTTCCATCAGACGTATGAGTACCTCTACTTGTCACAGACCATCGATGCCGAAGAAGCAAAACGCATTGGCATGGTCAACCGCGTTGTTCCTCGCGAAGATCTCGATGCAACAGCAGAACTCATCGCTTGGCAGATTGCGCAAGCTCCGTTGTCCGTATTGATGGGCATCAAAGCTGGCGTGAAGCGTGCCTGGGAAACCATGGGTATGCGTGTGAACTTGCAGGCAAGTCTTCAGATGATGGAAGTCACCGGGCATGCAGGCGATGTTGCTGCTTGGCGCAAGGAGAATGCTGACAAGGGTTACGGCCCAGCTCCTCGCAAGGTTGCCGCTCAGCGCTCAGAGATAGCGCTTGAGGAGGCACGTAAGCGCTATCCAGACCTCAAGGCCTAA
- the dnaG gene encoding DNA primase yields the protein MAGRIRDEDIALVRERARIDDVVREYVTLKSAGGGSLKGLCPFHDERSPSFHVTPSRGMWYCFGCGEGGDVLGFLQKIDHLSFAESVEKLAAKTGIELRYVEGGTAVNRQQGQRTRLVDAHKQAATYFREQLATPEAETARKFLTERGFDAEAAKLFGVGYAPKSWDALLNHLRKAGFNDQELLTAGLMSQGNRGVYDRFRGRLVWPIKELSGDVVGFGARKLYDDDEGPKYLNTPETPIYKKSQVLYGLDMARKEVSKQQQAVIVEGYTDVMACHLAGITTAVATCGTAFGTEHIKVLRRLLMDDDQMRGEVVFTFDGDAAGQKAALRAFDEDQRFVANTFVAVEPSGMDPCDLRLTLGDEAVVALVNRRVPLFQFAIKSILAAHDLNSAEGRVAALREAGPIVAKIKDASLRPEYTRLLAGWLGLEVSAVQNVVGQRPTPTQKPVQRASQTPQDQPSEPLIAKTTAPAPVSDGPAFTIEREALKCALQLPSAVVEWYPSLEETAFTHPKAREVHEAIVAAGLPRLEVDGLAWIDAVLDQAADDDVRRLIKELSVDPLPSEIEQNDRYATSLIARLLELDATRRIADVRGRMQRSDPVEQEEEHNQLFAEIMALEAYKKSLRNAALGERE from the coding sequence ATGGCAGGCCGAATTCGTGACGAAGACATCGCTCTCGTGCGCGAACGTGCCCGTATCGACGATGTGGTTCGTGAATACGTCACGCTGAAGTCCGCTGGTGGCGGTTCTTTGAAGGGCCTATGCCCCTTCCATGATGAACGTTCGCCCAGTTTTCACGTCACTCCCAGTCGAGGTATGTGGTACTGCTTTGGCTGCGGAGAAGGCGGCGATGTGTTGGGCTTCCTGCAAAAGATCGACCACTTAAGTTTTGCTGAATCCGTTGAAAAGCTGGCAGCGAAAACTGGCATTGAACTTCGCTATGTTGAGGGTGGAACTGCGGTTAATCGTCAGCAGGGTCAGCGCACACGGCTAGTGGATGCGCATAAACAAGCCGCTACATATTTTCGCGAACAGCTCGCAACTCCAGAAGCCGAAACAGCACGCAAGTTTTTAACAGAACGTGGTTTTGATGCAGAAGCCGCAAAGTTATTTGGTGTGGGCTATGCGCCGAAGTCTTGGGATGCGTTACTGAATCATTTGCGCAAAGCTGGATTCAATGATCAAGAGTTGCTCACGGCTGGCTTGATGAGTCAGGGCAATCGGGGTGTCTACGACCGATTCCGCGGGCGCTTGGTGTGGCCTATCAAAGAGCTCAGCGGTGATGTTGTCGGTTTTGGTGCGCGCAAGTTGTACGACGATGACGAAGGTCCGAAGTACCTCAATACTCCAGAAACACCGATTTATAAAAAGAGTCAGGTGCTGTATGGGCTAGATATGGCTCGCAAGGAAGTTTCCAAGCAGCAGCAAGCAGTGATCGTTGAGGGTTACACCGACGTCATGGCTTGTCATCTGGCTGGCATCACTACTGCGGTTGCTACCTGTGGCACGGCATTTGGCACCGAACACATCAAAGTCTTGCGCCGTTTGTTAATGGACGATGATCAAATGCGCGGTGAGGTGGTGTTCACCTTCGATGGTGATGCTGCAGGCCAAAAGGCTGCATTGCGTGCTTTTGATGAAGACCAGCGCTTCGTTGCGAACACGTTCGTTGCCGTTGAACCAAGCGGCATGGATCCCTGTGATCTTCGCTTGACTCTGGGTGATGAAGCAGTTGTCGCTCTGGTGAATCGACGAGTGCCGTTGTTCCAATTCGCAATCAAATCCATTCTTGCTGCGCACGATCTCAATAGTGCCGAAGGTCGCGTAGCTGCATTGCGCGAAGCTGGTCCAATTGTGGCGAAAATTAAAGACGCATCGCTTCGCCCTGAATACACGCGTTTGCTTGCGGGATGGCTTGGGCTTGAAGTGTCAGCAGTGCAAAACGTTGTGGGGCAGCGGCCCACACCAACGCAAAAGCCTGTTCAGCGCGCTTCGCAAACACCACAAGATCAGCCGAGTGAGCCTCTCATAGCAAAAACAACTGCGCCAGCGCCTGTGAGTGATGGCCCTGCGTTCACAATTGAGCGCGAAGCTTTGAAGTGTGCGCTGCAACTCCCGAGTGCCGTTGTTGAGTGGTACCCATCATTGGAAGAAACTGCGTTTACTCATCCCAAGGCTCGTGAAGTGCATGAGGCGATCGTTGCTGCGGGATTGCCGCGGCTTGAAGTTGATGGCCTGGCCTGGATTGACGCAGTGCTCGATCAAGCCGCTGATGATGATGTTCGTCGTTTGATCAAGGAACTTTCCGTTGATCCGTTGCCTTCAGAAATTGAGCAGAATGACCGTTACGCAACGAGTTTGATTGCGCGATTGTTAGAACTTGATGCAACGCGCCGCATTGCTGATGTGCGTGGCCGAATGCAGCGCTCTGATCCAGTTGAACAAGAAGAGGAACACAACCAATTGTTTGCGGAGATCATGGCGCTTGAGGCCTATAAGAAATCATTGCGAAATGCTGCGTTAGGTGAACGCGAATGA
- a CDS encoding deoxyguanosinetriphosphate triphosphohydrolase, translating to MSNLIGYDEASTQRFTAEPMKESVRSPFARDRARVLHSAGLRRLAAKTQVMTSGMNDFPRTRLTHTLEVAQIAREMGEGLGCNPDIVEVAGLAHDLGHPPFGHNGEIALDRIAEEIGGFEGNAQTLRIVSRLEAKVVDDSGASAGLNLTRATLDATCKYPWSRQPGNPKFGYYADDAAVFQWFREGSPQGAQCIEEQVMNWADDVAYSIHDVEDAIHAGLVKLQQLHDPANKAHLVETARERFDPKRDPHALDEALDRLLRLEYWPKEFDGSMRSQAALKHATSYLISRFCVSTQVATRIAYGDKPLTRYAANLIVPDEVRDEVAVMKAIAVFFVMRRPGIEKEQEHQRQIVEEVVHALRLEDGRSLEPWLRETYDAAQSDAERMRVIIDQVASLTDVSILRWRERLIR from the coding sequence ATGAGCAACCTGATCGGATACGACGAAGCGTCAACCCAGCGCTTCACGGCTGAACCGATGAAGGAATCTGTGCGCAGCCCCTTTGCTCGAGATCGTGCCCGAGTGCTGCATTCAGCAGGGCTGCGTCGCTTGGCTGCCAAAACTCAAGTCATGACTTCTGGGATGAATGACTTCCCTCGCACGCGGTTGACCCACACTCTTGAGGTTGCGCAGATCGCCCGTGAGATGGGTGAAGGATTGGGATGTAATCCCGACATCGTTGAGGTAGCAGGGCTCGCTCACGATCTGGGTCATCCGCCATTTGGTCACAATGGCGAGATTGCTCTTGATCGGATAGCTGAAGAGATCGGCGGTTTTGAAGGTAATGCTCAAACCCTGCGCATTGTGTCTCGGTTAGAGGCCAAAGTTGTTGACGATTCAGGGGCAAGTGCTGGTCTCAATCTCACCCGAGCAACCCTTGATGCCACGTGTAAATATCCGTGGTCTCGCCAGCCTGGCAATCCCAAGTTTGGGTACTACGCGGACGACGCTGCAGTGTTTCAATGGTTTCGAGAAGGATCACCCCAAGGTGCGCAGTGCATCGAAGAACAGGTGATGAATTGGGCCGATGATGTTGCCTATTCCATTCATGATGTTGAAGATGCCATTCATGCTGGCCTAGTAAAACTTCAGCAGCTGCATGATCCCGCGAATAAGGCGCATCTTGTTGAAACTGCTCGCGAGCGTTTTGATCCTAAGCGCGATCCGCATGCACTTGATGAAGCGCTAGATCGTCTACTGCGCCTTGAGTATTGGCCAAAGGAATTTGACGGATCTATGCGTTCACAGGCAGCGCTCAAGCATGCAACGAGTTACTTGATCTCACGCTTTTGTGTCAGCACGCAGGTTGCCACCCGTATTGCTTACGGAGATAAGCCGCTGACTCGATACGCAGCGAACTTGATCGTTCCTGATGAGGTGCGCGATGAAGTCGCCGTGATGAAGGCAATTGCGGTTTTCTTCGTTATGAGACGCCCAGGTATTGAAAAGGAGCAGGAGCATCAGCGTCAGATCGTGGAAGAAGTGGTGCACGCCCTGCGGCTAGAAGATGGGCGCAGCCTTGAGCCATGGCTACGTGAGACCTATGACGCTGCCCAATCCGATGCTGAGCGGATGCGGGTGATCATTGATCAGGTGGCCAGCCTCACGGATGTCAGCATCCTGCGCTGGCGGGAGCGCTTGATCCGCTAA
- a CDS encoding FAD:protein FMN transferase — MRTSFPVMGSVASLAIAEHSRGDVDGAVLAARSSLDADEQRFSHYRTDSDIEQWMRQERISSVARHEIDEVIAHCLELRERSGGAFSYRNPKTDRIDTAGFVKGWAIERAMEAMRRLGVTDACIGVGGDTTCWGRASNDRPWRIAISDPTRDTGIAAIVELPEGGAVATSGTVERGEHIWRLGQAKGEVLASFSVVGPCITWADAYATAGFAMGLGATQWVANQAGYSSISVTPDGQVFGDAVVLQPQESVSPQ, encoded by the coding sequence GTGCGAACGAGTTTTCCGGTCATGGGAAGTGTGGCAAGCCTTGCCATCGCCGAACATTCGCGCGGCGATGTTGATGGGGCGGTGCTCGCGGCAAGAAGTTCACTTGACGCCGATGAGCAACGGTTTAGTCACTATCGAACGGATAGCGATATTGAACAATGGATGCGTCAAGAACGCATCTCTTCGGTAGCCCGCCATGAAATCGATGAAGTCATTGCGCACTGCTTAGAGCTTCGTGAACGTTCAGGTGGTGCATTCTCGTATCGAAATCCCAAGACAGATCGCATCGATACCGCTGGCTTTGTCAAAGGTTGGGCGATTGAGCGAGCCATGGAAGCCATGCGACGCCTAGGTGTCACCGACGCATGCATTGGTGTTGGGGGAGACACCACGTGTTGGGGGCGAGCCTCAAACGATCGCCCTTGGCGCATAGCGATCTCCGATCCAACCCGCGACACAGGCATTGCTGCGATCGTGGAATTGCCTGAAGGTGGAGCGGTGGCAACATCAGGCACAGTGGAGCGCGGGGAACATATTTGGCGTCTGGGGCAGGCAAAGGGTGAAGTGTTGGCCTCGTTCAGTGTGGTCGGGCCGTGCATCACCTGGGCTGACGCGTATGCAACCGCTGGATTCGCTATGGGCCTAGGTGCAACGCAATGGGTGGCCAATCAGGCTGGCTATTCCTCAATCAGCGTGACCCCAGACGGGCAGGTGTTTGGGGACGCCGTTGTTCTGCAGCCGCAGGAGTCCGTCAGTCCTCAGTAA
- a CDS encoding FMN-binding protein, with the protein MSKFFRSIAPAVALGGAAIAIVAVLDPAIARQGEEDAALASGAMPLATQEPSPELSAPQTVPQADVQAQVTEPAAPQANSEATTTPKVKKKKKKPASSSDSNSNSSGSTSSDSKTAQDPAVEPAPSAAGNQGTSTSASCDNAKEVTGTSAMTPWGPVQVVASVANGKICSAHAIAYPNRDRKSSMINAYAIPVLDQTAGQVGVQFDNISGATYTTNAYRRSLQSVLDR; encoded by the coding sequence ATGTCTAAGTTCTTCAGAAGTATTGCTCCGGCTGTCGCGCTTGGTGGTGCTGCCATTGCGATTGTTGCTGTTCTTGATCCGGCCATTGCGCGTCAAGGTGAAGAAGATGCCGCACTAGCCAGTGGCGCTATGCCTCTTGCCACACAGGAACCTTCGCCAGAACTAAGCGCGCCTCAAACTGTGCCGCAGGCAGATGTGCAAGCGCAGGTCACCGAACCTGCAGCTCCACAAGCCAATTCTGAAGCGACAACAACACCAAAGGTGAAAAAAAAGAAAAAGAAGCCCGCTTCAAGTAGTGACTCAAATTCAAATTCTTCTGGTTCCACAAGTAGTGATTCGAAGACTGCTCAGGATCCAGCAGTGGAACCAGCCCCGAGTGCTGCCGGAAATCAAGGTACGTCCACGAGTGCATCATGCGACAACGCCAAAGAAGTGACGGGAACTAGTGCCATGACTCCCTGGGGTCCTGTGCAAGTGGTTGCTTCAGTTGCGAACGGAAAAATTTGTTCAGCTCATGCAATTGCGTATCCAAACCGGGACCGTAAATCTTCCATGATCAATGCGTATGCAATCCCAGTACTCGATCAAACGGCAGGTCAAGTTGGTGTTCAGTTCGACAACATCAGTGGAGCGACATACACGACCAATGCGTATCGTCGTTCATTGCAGTCTGTACTTGATCGCTAA